One Campylobacter concisus DNA window includes the following coding sequences:
- a CDS encoding formate/nitrite transporter family protein has protein sequence MLNPAETAQAVSSSMEHKAHTPLVSIIFLAIMAGAAIAMGDIFWAHSTVGMAEKQSIGLSNFIGGITFSCGLMMVVFYGGHLFTSSILSGVSAYDGKLPFGKTIGYWVIVWIFNFVGGALIAYMYYYSGLPLKYDGYILQHFVPAAIGKITAPFHELFLRGIFCNVFVCMSIWTATSESNLSGKFFAIMWMIGAFVACSMEHCVANMFIITEAIISKAHYIAASGGDINAAAALLHTTADKLDVINWTNFLSKNLLPVTLGNICGGLFFVGLVGFMANKFDMKKKA, from the coding sequence ATGTTAAATCCGGCAGAAACCGCTCAAGCGGTCTCAAGTTCTATGGAGCACAAAGCTCATACGCCACTTGTAAGCATTATATTCCTTGCTATCATGGCTGGAGCTGCTATTGCAATGGGTGATATTTTCTGGGCTCACTCAACAGTTGGTATGGCTGAAAAACAGTCTATCGGTCTTTCAAACTTCATCGGTGGTATCACATTTAGCTGCGGCCTCATGATGGTTGTATTTTATGGCGGTCACCTATTTACTAGCTCTATTTTAAGTGGTGTTAGTGCGTATGATGGCAAATTACCATTTGGCAAAACCATAGGCTACTGGGTAATCGTTTGGATATTTAACTTCGTTGGCGGTGCATTGATCGCTTATATGTACTACTACTCTGGCTTGCCACTAAAGTATGACGGCTACATCTTGCAACACTTCGTGCCAGCAGCTATTGGCAAGATCACAGCACCATTTCATGAGCTATTTCTTCGTGGTATCTTTTGTAACGTCTTTGTTTGTATGTCTATCTGGACTGCGACAAGCGAGAGCAACCTATCTGGTAAATTCTTTGCCATTATGTGGATGATCGGCGCATTCGTTGCTTGCTCAATGGAGCACTGCGTTGCAAATATGTTCATCATCACTGAAGCTATCATCTCTAAAGCCCACTATATAGCAGCAAGCGGTGGCGATATCAACGCTGCAGCAGCTTTACTTCACACTACAGCTGATAAACTAGATGTCATCAACTGGACAAATTTCTTAAGCAAAAACTTGCTTCCAGTTACACTTGGTAACATCTGCGGTGGTCTTTTCTTTGTTGGTCTTGTTGGCTTCATGGCTAATAAATTTGATATGAAGAAAAAAGCTTAA
- a CDS encoding DUF507 family protein, with product MRIKLPHVPYVSHKIAIDLLNCGFVKLNKGIEPIVAKASEILTTDVQKERALDERVNELLEKNEDEMQTMQIDRKNMFWLVKKKLAGEFDVILTHEDRFSNVAHKILEAIWKSDLVEYNVSENRVKNVIYSSIDEYLKSYEKIEDSVYEMMQNYKRKLIPGTDEYDLIFERLYQDELKKRGML from the coding sequence ATGCGTATAAAACTTCCACACGTACCTTATGTCTCACATAAAATAGCAATAGATCTTTTAAACTGTGGTTTTGTAAAGCTAAATAAAGGTATCGAGCCCATCGTAGCAAAAGCAAGTGAAATTTTAACTACTGATGTTCAAAAAGAAAGAGCGCTAGATGAGCGAGTAAATGAGCTTTTAGAGAAAAACGAGGACGAGATGCAAACTATGCAAATCGACCGCAAAAATATGTTTTGGCTCGTTAAAAAGAAACTTGCTGGCGAATTTGACGTCATTTTAACTCATGAAGATAGATTTAGCAATGTCGCTCACAAGATACTTGAAGCTATCTGGAAGAGCGATTTGGTCGAGTATAACGTATCAGAAAACCGCGTGAAAAATGTCATTTATAGCTCGATAGATGAGTATCTAAAAAGCTATGAGAAGATAGAAGATAGCGTCTATGAGATGATGCAAAACTACAAACGCAAACTTATCCCTGGAACTGATGAATACGACCTGATTTTCGAGCGTTTGTATCAAGATGAGCTTAAAAAAAGAGGAATGCTTTAA
- a CDS encoding sensor histidine kinase, whose protein sequence is MPSLNLDENFLSSSDGMRIAKLAMMGEMMANITHQWKQPLNELSLVLYKMKKLARSEDDEFIGSYERAMQIIKYMSETTDEFSSFLNPNTLSQEFSLADAARASIQIVKGVMKKEGIHIELEVLEDSKIYGHKNRLMQVIINLLNNAKDALNLQKIEDKNIKIKIDSDEKFAYLSVEDNGGGIDKNVIDEIFKPYFTTKEDAKGTGLGLYMSKQIIDQFNAEITAGNSDNGACFLIKLPHKGEIDE, encoded by the coding sequence ATGCCTAGTTTAAATTTGGATGAAAATTTTCTATCAAGTAGCGATGGCATGAGGATTGCTAAGCTTGCGATGATGGGCGAGATGATGGCAAATATAACTCATCAGTGGAAGCAGCCGCTAAATGAGCTAAGCTTAGTTTTATATAAGATGAAAAAGCTAGCACGCAGCGAAGATGACGAATTTATCGGCTCTTATGAGAGGGCTATGCAGATCATAAAGTATATGTCAGAAACTACTGATGAGTTTAGCTCGTTTTTAAATCCAAACACTCTTTCTCAAGAATTTAGCCTAGCAGACGCAGCTAGAGCATCGATACAGATCGTAAAAGGCGTGATGAAAAAAGAGGGCATTCATATAGAGCTTGAGGTGCTAGAGGACTCAAAAATTTATGGTCATAAAAACAGGCTCATGCAAGTCATCATAAATTTACTAAATAACGCAAAAGACGCACTAAATTTACAAAAGATAGAAGATAAAAATATAAAAATAAAGATTGATAGCGATGAAAAATTTGCTTACCTAAGCGTAGAAGATAACGGTGGTGGCATAGATAAAAATGTGATAGATGAGATATTTAAGCCATATTTTACTACCAAAGAAGATGCCAAAGGCACTGGCTTAGGACTTTATATGTCAAAGCAAATAATCGATCAATTTAATGCAGAAATAACAGCGGGCAACAGCGATAATGGAGCCTGTTTTTTAATAAAGTTACCACACAAAGGAGAGATAGATGAATAA
- the ccoN gene encoding cytochrome-c oxidase, cbb3-type subunit I: MRPSQLLHYDYSVAKLFMFATILFGIIGMVVGVVIAFQMACPELNYIAGEYSAFGRLRPLHTNGIIFGFMLSGIFATWYYIGQRVLKVSMSESPFLMFIGKLHFWLYMLVMILAVVTLFMGESTAKEYAELEWPLDIAVVVVWVLWGVSIFGLIGIRREKTLYISVWYYIATFLGVAMLYLFNNMEVPTRLVSGYGSWLHSVSMYAGSNDALVQWWYGHNAVAFVFTVAIIAQIYYFLPKESGQPIFSYKLSLFSFWGLMFIYLWAGGHHLIYSATPDWMQTMGSVFSIVLILPSWGSAINILLTMKGEWAQLRESPLIKFMVLASTFYMFSTLEGPILSIKSVNALAHFTDWVPGHVHDGALGWVGFMIMAALYHMTPRVFKREIYSKSLMEAQFWIQTTGIVLYFASMWIAGITQGMMWRATDSYGNLLYSFIDTVVVLIPYYYIRAIGGLLYLVGFLMFAYNIYKSTSAKAILAEPKSASPMGGGAKASAEVM; the protein is encoded by the coding sequence ATGCGACCATCTCAGCTACTGCACTATGATTATAGTGTAGCAAAGCTATTCATGTTTGCCACGATACTCTTTGGTATCATAGGTATGGTTGTTGGCGTAGTTATAGCTTTTCAAATGGCCTGTCCAGAGCTTAACTACATAGCTGGCGAATATTCGGCGTTTGGGAGGTTGCGTCCTCTTCATACTAATGGCATCATTTTTGGCTTCATGCTCTCAGGCATCTTTGCCACTTGGTACTACATCGGACAGCGTGTTTTAAAGGTCTCGATGAGCGAGTCGCCATTTTTGATGTTTATCGGCAAGCTTCACTTTTGGCTATATATGCTTGTTATGATTTTGGCTGTTGTTACGCTTTTTATGGGCGAGAGCACAGCTAAGGAGTACGCTGAGCTTGAGTGGCCACTAGATATCGCAGTGGTTGTTGTTTGGGTACTTTGGGGCGTTAGTATATTTGGCCTCATCGGTATCCGCCGCGAAAAGACACTTTACATCTCAGTTTGGTACTACATCGCTACATTTCTTGGCGTTGCGATGCTATATCTATTTAACAACATGGAAGTTCCAACAAGACTTGTTAGCGGATATGGCTCATGGCTGCACTCTGTATCTATGTACGCTGGTTCAAACGATGCTTTGGTTCAGTGGTGGTACGGCCACAACGCGGTTGCATTCGTTTTTACAGTGGCGATCATCGCTCAAATTTATTATTTCTTACCAAAAGAGAGCGGTCAGCCGATATTTTCATATAAACTATCGCTATTTTCATTTTGGGGTCTGATGTTCATCTACCTTTGGGCTGGCGGACACCACCTCATATACTCTGCTACGCCTGATTGGATGCAGACTATGGGTTCGGTCTTTTCTATCGTTTTAATCCTGCCTTCATGGGGTTCAGCGATAAACATCCTTCTTACGATGAAGGGCGAGTGGGCGCAGCTTAGAGAGAGTCCGCTTATTAAATTTATGGTTCTAGCTTCGACATTTTATATGTTCTCGACACTTGAAGGCCCGATACTTTCTATAAAGTCTGTAAATGCCCTAGCGCACTTTACTGACTGGGTACCAGGACACGTTCACGACGGCGCTCTTGGATGGGTTGGCTTTATGATCATGGCAGCACTTTATCACATGACACCGCGCGTGTTTAAGCGTGAAATTTACTCAAAGTCGCTAATGGAAGCTCAGTTTTGGATACAAACAACAGGTATCGTTTTATACTTTGCATCTATGTGGATCGCTGGTATCACACAAGGTATGATGTGGAGAGCGACTGATAGCTATGGAAATTTACTCTACTCGTTTATAGATACGGTAGTTGTGCTTATCCCATACTACTATATAAGGGCTATTGGCGGACTTCTTTATCTAGTTGGCTTCTTGATGTTTGCTTATAATATCTACAAATCAACTTCTGCTAAAGCTATCTTAGCAGAGCCAAAAAGCGCTTCGCCAATGGGCGGCGGGGCAAAAGCTAGCGCGGAGGTGATGTGA
- a CDS encoding response regulator transcription factor, protein MNKILKNLTVLLVEDDSDSKKIMHDVLSDNFEKVFTAQNGDEGLKKFKKYNPNMVITDVFMPISDGLDMTRYIKEISKDTPVIVLSAHSEKETLLKAIDVGVDKYLIKPIMADDLLKTIENVAKSKIETANIIQVANGYSFNKIKRVLIRDGVEISLTKKELAFISLLIKRLGTLVLHDEIKSVVWVGESVTEAAIRTFVKRVRDKVGNNFIKNVPGLGYKIDRRLS, encoded by the coding sequence ATGAATAAAATTTTAAAGAACCTAACGGTTTTGCTTGTCGAAGACGATAGCGACAGCAAAAAGATCATGCACGATGTGCTAAGTGACAATTTTGAAAAAGTTTTTACTGCTCAAAATGGTGATGAAGGTTTGAAAAAATTTAAAAAATACAACCCGAATATGGTAATTACAGATGTATTTATGCCAATTAGTGATGGACTTGATATGACAAGATATATCAAAGAAATTTCTAAAGACACACCTGTCATCGTCCTAAGTGCGCATAGCGAAAAAGAGACTTTATTAAAGGCTATCGATGTTGGCGTTGATAAGTATCTTATAAAACCTATCATGGCAGATGATCTTTTAAAAACGATAGAAAATGTCGCAAAAAGCAAGATAGAAACTGCAAACATCATCCAAGTTGCAAACGGATATAGCTTTAACAAAATTAAGCGCGTACTTATCAGAGACGGTGTTGAAATTTCACTTACTAAAAAAGAGCTCGCATTTATCTCACTTTTGATAAAAAGACTTGGTACGCTCGTGCTTCATGATGAGATCAAAAGCGTCGTTTGGGTTGGCGAGAGCGTTACAGAAGCAGCTATTAGAACCTTTGTTAAGCGCGTTAGAGATAAAGTTGGCAACAATTTTATAAAAAATGTCCCAGGACTTGGTTACAAAATAGATAGAAGACTTTCTTAG
- a CDS encoding hydrogenase 3 maturation endopeptidase HyCI — MKKAILCIGNPMRGDDDVGNEVGRIVEQELKEWKVFFGQDVPENEFSAIREFAPDILIVVDAMSGFDEDKIEFFDLSDDRDYIYSTHNLPTPVLLSYLRKICPKTLFLGISVLLENVLDFEEGLSEQAKKSARKAFLRIVEIDKNLVG, encoded by the coding sequence ATGAAAAAGGCCATCCTTTGCATCGGTAATCCTATGCGTGGCGATGATGATGTGGGCAATGAAGTCGGCCGCATCGTAGAGCAGGAGCTAAAAGAGTGGAAGGTCTTTTTTGGGCAAGATGTGCCCGAGAATGAATTTTCAGCTATTAGAGAATTTGCACCTGATATCTTGATAGTAGTCGATGCGATGAGTGGTTTTGATGAGGATAAGATAGAGTTTTTTGACCTAAGTGACGATAGAGACTACATCTACTCAACCCATAACCTCCCAACGCCAGTGCTTTTAAGCTATTTGCGAAAAATTTGCCCAAAGACGCTTTTTCTTGGCATTAGTGTCTTGCTTGAAAATGTCCTTGATTTTGAAGAGGGTCTAAGCGAGCAGGCTAAAAAAAGTGCGAGAAAAGCCTTTTTAAGAATTGTAGAGATTGATAAAAATTTAGTTGGTTAA
- the ccoO gene encoding cytochrome-c oxidase, cbb3-type subunit II has protein sequence MFAWLEKNPFFFAVCVFIVIAYAGIVEILPDFANRARPLEGTKPYTVLELAGKNIYMQNGCNTCHSQMIRPFKAETDRYGMYSLSGEFAYDRPHLWGSKRTGPDLMRVGNYRTTDWHENHMLNPASVVPGSIMPAYPFLFKKNADIETAYAEALTVKKVFNTPYDEKDMPALGTLEQTNANVKAEAAAIVENMKDEQVKSAFAKGEIRQIVALIAYLNSLK, from the coding sequence ATGTTTGCTTGGTTAGAAAAAAATCCATTCTTTTTTGCAGTTTGCGTCTTTATAGTCATCGCTTACGCTGGTATAGTTGAAATTTTGCCAGACTTTGCAAACAGAGCTAGGCCGCTTGAGGGCACAAAGCCTTACACCGTTTTAGAGCTAGCTGGCAAAAACATCTATATGCAAAATGGCTGCAACACTTGCCACTCACAAATGATCCGTCCGTTTAAGGCCGAGACTGATAGATACGGCATGTATTCACTAAGTGGCGAATTTGCTTATGATCGTCCGCACCTTTGGGGCTCAAAAAGAACGGGACCTGATCTTATGCGTGTGGGCAACTATAGAACGACTGACTGGCATGAAAATCACATGCTAAATCCAGCCTCAGTAGTGCCAGGCTCGATCATGCCAGCATATCCATTTTTATTTAAGAAAAATGCTGACATAGAGACTGCTTACGCTGAAGCGCTAACGGTTAAAAAGGTCTTTAACACGCCTTATGATGAAAAAGATATGCCAGCTCTTGGCACGCTAGAGCAGACAAATGCTAATGTCAAGGCTGAGGCTGCAGCTATCGTTGAAAATATGAAAGATGAGCAGGTAAAAAGTGCTTTTGCAAAAGGTGAAATTCGCCAGATCGTAGCACTGATTGCTTATCTAAATAGCCTAAAGTAG
- a CDS encoding isoleucyl-tRNA synthetase → MKIFNAFFTGIIFVLAPIFTLFVGIYNNYFSFYGINEYFNVIFVDNVPFLWLLPVFFIFGYCFFYAPFRKIFRAFYLLLLVLCALSWYPDFGRSLGEAYFMSKPLEMDLSSNLQSDQKTSGKVLYDGRREIYFLRSDNDKVVKISK, encoded by the coding sequence ATGAAAATTTTCAATGCATTTTTTACTGGCATTATATTTGTTCTCGCTCCTATTTTTACGCTATTTGTTGGAATTTACAATAACTACTTTTCATTTTATGGCATAAACGAGTATTTTAATGTGATTTTTGTGGATAATGTGCCTTTTTTGTGGCTTTTACCTGTGTTTTTTATATTTGGATATTGTTTCTTTTACGCGCCATTTAGGAAAATTTTTAGAGCCTTTTATCTGCTTTTGCTCGTGCTTTGCGCACTCAGTTGGTATCCTGATTTTGGACGAAGCTTGGGCGAGGCTTATTTCATGAGTAAGCCACTTGAGATGGATCTATCTTCAAATTTACAAAGTGATCAAAAAACAAGTGGCAAAGTCCTTTATGACGGACGAAGAGAAATTTATTTTCTAAGAAGTGACAATGATAAAGTCGTTAAAATTTCAAAGTAA
- a CDS encoding NADH-quinone oxidoreductase subunit B family protein: MSLYQVPEDIKTANDLTAKLEHLKNIKRSFSVYRIDCGSCNGCEIEIFAAITPMWDPERFGFKLVANPRHADILLCSGPVTRQMYYPLLRAYEAAPDPKIVVAFGACGSTGGIFHDAYSVWGGIDKIIPVDVYIPGCPPHPASVIYGLGMALGIIDQKLHKKSYENDSTTPPPVEKSVMGDILFERDLQAESKRLMSYIFGRTLFEKYMDAIKASSDIHNPELAREAVVAAIKKEDDPRYAECMALLHNDIYLKYAKAGKNFAIDVDSEVWSKR; the protein is encoded by the coding sequence ATGAGTCTATATCAAGTCCCAGAGGACATAAAAACAGCAAATGACCTAACTGCAAAGCTAGAGCATTTAAAAAATATCAAAAGAAGCTTTAGCGTTTATAGGATCGACTGCGGAAGCTGCAACGGTTGTGAGATCGAAATTTTCGCTGCTATCACTCCGATGTGGGATCCAGAGCGCTTTGGCTTTAAACTTGTAGCAAACCCAAGACATGCTGATATCTTGCTTTGCTCAGGACCAGTCACAAGACAGATGTATTATCCACTTCTTCGTGCTTATGAGGCAGCTCCAGATCCTAAGATTGTAGTTGCTTTTGGCGCTTGTGGTAGCACAGGTGGAATTTTCCACGATGCTTACAGCGTTTGGGGCGGTATAGATAAGATAATCCCAGTTGATGTCTATATCCCAGGATGTCCTCCACACCCAGCAAGTGTTATCTATGGTCTTGGTATGGCTCTTGGTATCATCGATCAAAAATTGCACAAAAAAAGCTATGAAAATGACAGCACTACGCCTCCACCAGTTGAGAAGTCAGTAATGGGTGATATCTTGTTTGAACGCGACTTACAAGCTGAAAGTAAAAGGCTGATGAGCTATATCTTTGGTAGAACACTATTTGAAAAATATATGGACGCTATCAAAGCCTCAAGCGATATCCACAACCCAGAGCTTGCACGTGAAGCGGTTGTAGCAGCTATCAAAAAAGAAGATGACCCTAGATATGCTGAGTGTATGGCACTTTTGCATAACGACATCTATCTAAAATACGCAAAAGCTGGTAAAAATTTTGCGATCGATGTTGATAGCGAGGTTTGGAGTAAAAGATGA
- a CDS encoding sulfite exporter TauE/SafE family protein yields the protein MIISVALLSSFSHCIGMCSGFLSLQALFFKGKSKSEILMLSALYNLARIFAYVALGALFGAFGAAISFGVQARGVIFFIVGLVIAFIGIALLFRGELLKFVESEKALKFIVKMAKTSVQKRNLANFLLLGFLNGLLPCGVVYYFLALGVLSANMADASLIMLIFGLCTLPAMLLASFVFGLLREKFKEIMFKLSACIMILNGLYLSFLGYRANA from the coding sequence ATGATTATCTCAGTTGCGCTTTTGAGCAGCTTTAGTCATTGCATTGGCATGTGTAGCGGGTTTTTGAGCCTGCAAGCTCTATTTTTTAAAGGTAAAAGCAAGAGTGAAATTTTAATGCTAAGCGCGCTTTATAACCTAGCTAGAATTTTTGCTTATGTGGCTTTGGGAGCTTTGTTTGGTGCTTTTGGAGCAGCCATTAGTTTTGGTGTGCAAGCAAGAGGCGTGATATTTTTCATAGTTGGCCTAGTGATCGCATTTATTGGCATCGCACTGCTTTTTAGGGGCGAGCTTTTAAAATTTGTAGAGAGCGAAAAAGCACTTAAATTTATAGTAAAAATGGCAAAAACAAGCGTGCAAAAGAGAAATTTGGCAAATTTCTTGCTACTTGGCTTTTTAAATGGGCTTTTGCCTTGCGGCGTGGTCTATTATTTCTTAGCGCTTGGAGTTTTAAGCGCAAATATGGCTGACGCATCCCTGATAATGCTTATCTTCGGGCTTTGCACCTTACCAGCGATGTTGCTAGCTAGCTTTGTTTTTGGCTTACTAAGAGAGAAATTTAAAGAGATCATGTTTAAGCTCTCAGCTTGCATAATGATCTTAAACGGACTTTATCTATCATTTTTAGGATATAGAGCAAATGCCTAG
- a CDS encoding formate hydrogenlyase complex iron-sulfur subunit, whose protein sequence is MMKLFDITEKYGKATYAYPFEPYIVPENFRGQPDYTYDLCIGCAACGIACPSNAIELKMNDEQTRLVWQFDCGRCIFCGRCDEVCPTGAVRLSDSFELAVKFDKSALIQRGELEMQTCKCCGKPFTPKRLINFTLEKLGTANLLPGRLEEAKEYLFICPECKKNQSAERLTKGVEEAIK, encoded by the coding sequence ATGATGAAGTTATTTGACATCACAGAAAAATATGGAAAGGCGACATACGCCTATCCATTTGAGCCATATATTGTGCCTGAGAATTTCCGCGGTCAGCCAGACTATACATACGATCTTTGTATAGGTTGTGCAGCTTGCGGTATCGCTTGCCCTAGTAACGCAATAGAGCTTAAGATGAACGATGAGCAAACAAGACTTGTTTGGCAGTTTGACTGTGGTCGCTGCATATTCTGCGGACGCTGCGATGAGGTTTGCCCAACTGGAGCTGTAAGACTTAGCGATAGCTTTGAGCTTGCGGTTAAATTTGACAAGAGCGCTCTTATACAAAGAGGCGAGCTTGAGATGCAAACTTGCAAATGCTGCGGCAAGCCATTTACACCAAAAAGGCTTATAAATTTCACTCTTGAAAAGCTTGGCACAGCAAATTTACTCCCAGGCAGACTTGAAGAGGCAAAAGAGTACCTTTTTATCTGCCCAGAGTGCAAGAAAAACCAATCTGCTGAGAGGCTAACAAAAGGCGTTGAGGAGGCTATAAAATGA
- a CDS encoding cytochrome c oxidase, cbb3-type, CcoQ subunit, with translation MENIREFQAYGYFFLTAFLAITLYAYFFHLYKSEKTGRRNYEKYSKLALNDEIGGEILERKATKESVCNG, from the coding sequence ATGGAGAACATTAGAGAGTTTCAAGCTTATGGCTATTTTTTCTTGACAGCATTTTTGGCGATCACTTTGTATGCTTATTTTTTTCATCTTTATAAGAGCGAAAAAACTGGCAGAAGAAACTACGAAAAGTACTCAAAACTAGCGCTTAACGATGAGATCGGTGGCGAAATTTTAGAGCGTAAGGCTACAAAGGAGAGCGTATGCAATGGCTAA
- a CDS encoding formate hydrogenlyase maturation HycH family protein, protein MIQVYKLTKRHMDDNEKLPRELKEIKIFSTCVGHGVGTIDFSEKILELSDEEFDEMIKNSGEYVKFKIGNLSKYFEVEIFAEHIARLLPQLCECKLKEILANLKEGYIVLRKDF, encoded by the coding sequence ATGATTCAAGTTTATAAGCTTACAAAAAGGCATATGGACGACAACGAGAAGCTTCCACGCGAGCTAAAGGAGATAAAAATTTTCTCCACTTGCGTGGGACACGGTGTTGGTACGATTGATTTTAGCGAGAAGATCTTAGAGCTAAGCGATGAGGAATTTGACGAGATGATCAAAAACTCAGGCGAATATGTGAAATTTAAGATCGGAAATTTAAGCAAGTATTTTGAAGTTGAAATTTTTGCTGAGCATATTGCTAGACTCTTGCCACAGCTTTGTGAGTGTAAGCTTAAAGAAATTTTGGCAAATTTAAAAGAGGGTTATATCGTGCTTAGGAAGGACTTTTGA
- the carA gene encoding glutamine-hydrolyzing carbamoyl-phosphate synthase small subunit, protein MKAYIYIENGVFLEAKAFGAHGECAGELVFNTSMTGYEEIMSDPSYAGQFIVFTMPEIGIVGINEDDMESLRIHASGVIMRSYNETPSNYRSQKSLGKFFEEQGKFGVYDVDTRYLTKMLRDEGALMAYISTQISDKDELKRRLESSGRIENINYVKTVSAMDEYEHKKGAWDRNLKSYKPLNSIGKKIAVFDFGVKRNILNELCETGLEVIVVPHDTKAEVLIDKFKNGEINGVFLSNGPGEPKNLKAEIAEIKKMIEARIPIFGICLGHQLLSNAFGYETYKLKFGQHGANHPVLNLETKAIEITTQNHNYNVPESIAEVAVVTHRNLFDNTIEGVRYKDYPIFSVQHHPEASSGPNESKYIFKQFLEIL, encoded by the coding sequence ATGAAAGCTTATATTTACATTGAAAACGGCGTTTTTTTAGAGGCAAAAGCCTTTGGTGCTCACGGCGAGTGCGCAGGCGAGCTCGTTTTTAATACCTCTATGACTGGCTATGAAGAGATCATGAGCGATCCAAGCTATGCTGGTCAGTTTATCGTCTTTACTATGCCAGAGATCGGCATCGTTGGCATAAATGAAGATGATATGGAGAGCCTTAGAATTCACGCAAGTGGCGTCATAATGAGAAGCTACAACGAAACCCCGTCAAACTACCGCTCGCAAAAATCTTTGGGTAAATTTTTCGAAGAGCAGGGCAAATTTGGCGTTTACGACGTTGATACTAGATATTTAACAAAGATGCTACGTGATGAAGGCGCTTTAATGGCCTATATCTCAACGCAGATAAGTGACAAAGACGAGCTAAAACGCAGGCTTGAAAGCAGCGGACGCATAGAAAACATAAACTACGTAAAAACAGTCAGCGCTATGGATGAATATGAGCACAAAAAAGGCGCTTGGGATAGAAATTTAAAGTCATATAAGCCGCTAAATAGTATCGGCAAAAAGATAGCTGTTTTTGACTTTGGCGTAAAGAGAAATATCCTAAATGAGCTATGCGAAACTGGCCTTGAGGTCATCGTCGTACCACACGATACGAAGGCTGAGGTTTTGATAGATAAATTTAAAAATGGCGAGATAAACGGGGTATTTTTATCAAATGGTCCAGGCGAGCCAAAGAATTTAAAGGCTGAAATCGCTGAGATCAAAAAGATGATAGAGGCTAGGATCCCTATATTTGGCATCTGCCTTGGACATCAGCTGCTTTCAAATGCCTTTGGATACGAGACATATAAACTTAAATTTGGTCAGCATGGAGCAAACCATCCAGTCTTAAATTTAGAGACAAAAGCTATCGAGATAACAACGCAAAATCACAACTACAACGTACCAGAGAGCATCGCTGAAGTAGCGGTTGTGACACATAGAAATTTGTTTGACAACACGATCGAGGGTGTAAGATACAAGGACTATCCGATCTTCTCGGTGCAACATCACCCAGAAGCAAGCAGCGGCCCTAACGAGAGCAAATATATATTTAAGCAGTTTTTAGAAATTTTATAA